The sequence CTACCAGTCCTTTTTTATCTTTCCAGGCACCGGTAAAGGCCCCTTTTACATGACCAAAAAGCTCGCTTTCCAGGACGTTCTCCGGGATGGCAGTACAGTTTATGGTGATTAACTTTTTTGAACTCCTGGAGCTATTCTGATGAATGGCCCTGGCCACCAGCTCCTTTCCGGTACCGCTGGCCCCGGTGATCAAGACCGTGCCTGTAGTGGGAGCAGCCTGTTTGATACGTTCAAATATCTCCTTCATAATCGCGGTTGATCCCACTGTAGATGAAAAACTGTTCTTTTCGGACAGGGCCTGACGGAGGGCCAGGTTTTCTCTGAGCATTTCCTGCCACTGCATGGCCTTATCTATGGTCAGAAGAATCCGTTCCCTGCGGAAGGGTTTGGTTATGTAATCATACGCGCCTTTTTGGATTGCTTCCACCGCAGTTTCAATGGTAGCGTAAGCGGTAAGGATAATGACGGGTACCTTTGGCCTGATTTCCTTGGCCTGCTCAAGGAGTTTAATGCCGTCCATTTTAGGCATCTTTAAATCGGTTATGACCAGGTTAAACGAACGGCTCTTGAATATTTCGAGGGCCTTGAAGGGGTGAGTCTCGGTGACCAATTCATGATCCGTTTCCTCAGAAATAATCCTCTGAAGGAGATTTAACATATCCGCTTCATCGTCTACGATCAATATCTTGCCGATCATTATCACTCCTATGTTCTGGTGGGCAGTTTAACGATAAAGACTGTTCCGCTTGATTTGCCCGGGGCATCGGCGGTATGGCTTGTGCAGTCTATGGAACCTCCGTATTTGGTAATAATGCCGTAACTCACGAACAAGCCCATACCGGTTCCTTCCCCTTCGGATTTGGTGGTAAAAAACGGTTCAAAGATATGGTCCATATCTTCCTCACTAATGCCTAGACCGTTATCCTGAAAAGAAGCAACGGCCTTTCGGCTGCCTCTTTCCAGATATGTGCGAATGATTAAGGTCCCCCCATTTTCCATAGAGGCAACGGCATTGTTGATCAAGTTCAAAAAAACCTGCTGAACCTGCCGGGAGTCCCCTTGAACCAGGGGGATGTTTTCGGCGAAGTCCGTAATAAGTTCAATATCGTTCATCTCCAGGTTGTGTTTCACGACCTTGATTATTTCCTCAAGGCAGTGGTTCAGGCTCGAATGTTGGGTGCTCCCCTCTTCAACACGGGCAAAACTCAATAGATTTTCCACAACCTGTTTGCAATGGAGACCCTGCCTTTCTATAGTTTTCAGGTCTTCAGCTACCTGAGTACCCTCAGGTGTTTTTCGTATTAAAAGATCGCAGAAACCCAGGATAACCCCTAAAGGGTTATTGATTTCATGCGCCACCCCTGCCGCCAGGGTCCCGAGGGAAGCCAATTTTTCCGCATTGACCAGATGTCTTTCTAAATTTTTATATTCCGTAATATCTCTGGCGATACACAGGACTTGACTAACCTTGCCATCTTCATCTCTCAAGGGCATGAAATTTACGTTGAGCCAGGTTTGGTACTCTCCGATTTCTAATCTGAATTCATCCCGTATGCTCTTCCCGGTTTGATAGACCATTCTGACGGTTTCCAGCTGTTTTTCAGCTCTCTCTTCAGGGAGTAAAGTGGAAACATTTTTACCAATCAATTCTTCGGGGCGGCCTCCGAAAAAATTAGCTGTAAAACTGTTCATGGATAGAAAATTATTGTCAGAGTTGACTGTAAAAATAAGGTCCTCGGCACTTTCCACCAGGGAACGATATTTCTCCTCCGATCTTTTGAGTTCCTCTGTTCTCTGCTCGACCTTTTCTTCCAGGCGTCGAGACCATCTCATTTCAAAAAACAGAACAGCCAAGGCGGCTAGTACAACGACAATAATAACCAGCCCCTGTAATAGGAATTGCCACATAGACATTTTTTTTACGGCTTCTTCTATTTCGGAAATGGGGGCCACGACGGCCACCGACCATTTTTGAGGAAAATCGTCGGAGATAACGATGGGACAGTAGGCGATCAGTTTTTGTATCTTTCCAGTAATTCCGCGATGCCAACCGGAGTAATACGCGCCCAACCCCTGCTCTCCTTTGAGCATTTTTTCTCTTTGAATAAAATTAATTTTGCCATAAGGAATGCCAGGGAGTTTCTCTTTTCGAGCCTTGAACGCGCTTCTCCCGATAAAAGTGGTATCCGGATGAAAAAGGAAGGTTCCGCTTTCATCAATGATCCAGGCATAGCCTGTTTTTCCTGAACGGATATTTTTTAAAACCGGAGTCAAGAGCCAGGAGATATTGACATGAAATCGAAGCAGTTTCGAGGGGTCTCCTGCAAGAGACAAGGCCAAGATAAGGTTTATTCCGGAAGCCTTGATCTGCGGCCGAGAAATCCAGACGCGCTTATCATCGGGCGCTTGAACAGTGGGTAGCTCATAAGGCCTTGTATCGAGCAGTTCTTTTACGGACCAGCGTGAAAAAGGCGTATAGACATAGGCCTTTCGGCCTGTCAGATCAACTATTTCAGCTTTCTTGACCCCACTCTCCAGGACGCGGGAAAAACTCTTTTTAATACTGCCAGACTGTGCCTCCGGGTCAAAAGGTCCAGCGGAAATGTCCTGACTCAATAAATAGATCTCTTTCTTTATATAGTTCAGCTCTCTTTCAATCAAGTTTGCAACATTGCGAGCAATAACCAGCTGTTCTTCATTAAACTGATTCCCTACTATTTTCCTCATTTCCTTGGCAGAACGCAGACCCAACATAGCGCCTGCGGCCATGAAAAAAAGGACCGTTACGGATACGATCAAGATTATATTCTTTTCTATTCCTGAGCGTTTTTCTTTATTCATCCTGAAATAGCCCTAAGACACATCTCGATTCAGTCAGAAATTTTTCAATGTCACAAAAAAAACACCACATAATTTTTGTCCCCAGCGGGGTTGTCTGACTAGTATTTTTGCCTGAAAAGGCCGGGTCATTAGATAGATGGACGCCAAGACGAGGTTGTTTCAAAACAGCTTCCGAACATGGGAATTGGTTTTGTGAAGCCCGTTGATCCATATCGTGAACCAGCCTCGGCAGCTTTAAAGGCAGCATTTAAGGCTAAGTATATGAAAAACAAGTATTAAATAACCATGCTACTTCCCTGCTGTCTTTTTATGAGCATAAAACATGCCATCGAGACGTCTTAAATAATTTCTTTAATTTCAATGAGTTGTCTGTGTAACTATTTATTGATACATGACCGGGTTGCTGAATTTAGAAGAATTTAGAGATGTTTTTTAGAAAAATTTAGAAACTAAAAATCAATCCAGATTATCTATAAATAAAAATAGTTACGATGAATAGATAAGTTAGGGAAGATATAAAGGATGCGAAGGGGGTAAGTTTTGAGGTGATAAAACAACCCTTATTACTCCTCACAATACCAAGAGCGAAGTTTTGTGTGCAACCTAAAATCACTTGATATTTCATTTTTTATTATGTAACCTTCAATGTAATCAGCAAAAATCCCAATAAGATTCTTTAAAAGGATAGTTGGCCAGAAGCAAGACCCCTAAAGTGATGATTAATTTGGGAAATCTTGAATTTGCCATTTTTTAATGTTAACAAACGAAATTATGAATAATTCAAGGTAGGTGTTGGTAGCGATTATGGCAAGCAAATCACTTGGTTACTATTCAACCCATTCCTGGCACTACGTTTTGACTTCTCCGGTCGAAATGTGACCGTTTTTAACATCAAACAACTAATTGATGAAGTTCAACGGTGTTAAC comes from Deltaproteobacteria bacterium and encodes:
- a CDS encoding PAS domain S-box protein, coding for MNKEKRSGIEKNIILIVSVTVLFFMAAGAMLGLRSAKEMRKIVGNQFNEEQLVIARNVANLIERELNYIKKEIYLLSQDISAGPFDPEAQSGSIKKSFSRVLESGVKKAEIVDLTGRKAYVYTPFSRWSVKELLDTRPYELPTVQAPDDKRVWISRPQIKASGINLILALSLAGDPSKLLRFHVNISWLLTPVLKNIRSGKTGYAWIIDESGTFLFHPDTTFIGRSAFKARKEKLPGIPYGKINFIQREKMLKGEQGLGAYYSGWHRGITGKIQKLIAYCPIVISDDFPQKWSVAVVAPISEIEEAVKKMSMWQFLLQGLVIIVVVLAALAVLFFEMRWSRRLEEKVEQRTEELKRSEEKYRSLVESAEDLIFTVNSDNNFLSMNSFTANFFGGRPEELIGKNVSTLLPEERAEKQLETVRMVYQTGKSIRDEFRLEIGEYQTWLNVNFMPLRDEDGKVSQVLCIARDITEYKNLERHLVNAEKLASLGTLAAGVAHEINNPLGVILGFCDLLIRKTPEGTQVAEDLKTIERQGLHCKQVVENLLSFARVEEGSTQHSSLNHCLEEIIKVVKHNLEMNDIELITDFAENIPLVQGDSRQVQQVFLNLINNAVASMENGGTLIIRTYLERGSRKAVASFQDNGLGISEEDMDHIFEPFFTTKSEGEGTGMGLFVSYGIITKYGGSIDCTSHTADAPGKSSGTVFIVKLPTRT